The genomic window GATTAAGTGGTTAGGGAGTGAACAACATGAATACACAGAAGGCTATCGGAATAGGGTTAACCGCTTTACTTGCCACGGTAGCCACTTTGCTAGCAAAAGTGCCAGGATTAACAATAGTTGGTCCGTTAATTCTGGCGATCGTAATTGGAATGATTGTGGGGAATTATACAAAGGCGGCTCAGAATGTTGGAGAGGGAATTGCGTTTTCTTCAAAGGTTCTTTTACGAGCAGGAATTATCTTACTTGGGCTCCGGTTGAATTTTTTTGCCATACAAGGTTTGGGTATAAGTGGTCTTCTTTATGCCATCGTTTTAAGCGCTATCGCTTTTCTAACTGTATATGGGATAAGCAGGAAATTGAGAATTGATCCTTCATTTGCCGTTCTGCTCGCAGGCGGAACAGCCATATGCGGTGCTGCGGCCATTGCTGCTATTGCGCCAGTAATAAAAGCACAGGAAAAAGCAGTTGCTTTATCCATTGCGACGATCGCGTTACTAGGAACGTTTTTTACACTTATCTATACTGGACTTTATCCACTTCTTTTACCACAAGGTGAACAGTACGGTATCTTTGTAGGTGGAACGTTACATGAGATTGCCCATGTCGTTGCAGCTTCTTCAATTGGTGGGATCGAAGCCGAAAATCATGCCATCATTGTAAAAATGCTTCGAGTTATGTTATTACTACCGCTGATGATCTTCATAATGTGGTGGTTTGAACGGAAGAAAAAGGTCGCTCAATCTTTTTCGTTTCGAAAGTTACCAATCCCATGGTTTGTCTTCGGTTTTTTAGCAATGAGCCTCGTGCAAACGTTTGGTTTCTTACATGAAAATGTTGTACAGTGGTTACTTGGCATTGCCTATTTCTTGTTAGCGATGGCAATGGCGGGTCTTGGCTTAAATGTGAAGTTTCGTGCTTTTCAAGAAGTGGGACCCCGTTTGTTTTTAGCAGGACTAGGGGGGACAATTGTTTTAGTTCTTTTTGGCGCACTACTTATTCCACTCTTATTCTAAAATCGCCACTCGGTTAAAGCCATTACCATTCAGGTAGTGGTTTTTCTAATATCAGCCTCTAGACTGAGAACTAAATCGTTCTTCAGCTCGTTTCGAAGAATTGGTCAGAATCGTATGCTAGTAGTAACAAATCGACAGGAGGTGACGTAATGACAACAAAAGGATGGATCATTCTCGGTGCTGTTGCACTTTCCATCATCTTGCTTTCATCATTAGGAGCGATGTTAGGATTAGTAGCAGGTGCTGGACTTGCTTACTTAGGGTGGCGTCAAGCAACATTAAGTGAAGCCGTCGTGATGAAGGTACTTTGGTGGGTTGTACTCGTTATTGGTGTCCTAGTAGGCATTAGTAGTTTGCCAGGAATTATTGGAGTCGTAGCGCTTTACTTGCTGCTAAAGCTTTACGACAAATGGAAAGAAACAAAAGATTATTCTTATGATAAATTTTAATGAATGCAGGAGGTAGAAGATGTCAATCTTAAAGCAAATAAAAGAGCAAGTATCAGCTGATATTGAAGCAGTATTAGAGAAAAGTAAAAAGAAGCCGGTAATGGATGAAAAGAGAGGTCAAGAAGCCAAGCAGCTTGATAAGCAAATGAAGTTATGGAAAGAAACAGTAAAGAAACAGCAAGAGCTTGAGCAGTATTTCTATAATGAGTGGCAAGAAGCAGAGACTATGCTAAAGAAGCGAAAAGAACAATTGGTCATTGCGGAACAATCGCAAGCGACGGATTTAATCGAACGAGCGAATTTTGAAATAAACGGTTATCAGGAGTTGGCTCGTGAGTACAAGGAATCTTATGAAGAACAGCGTGAGCGTGTGAATAAGCTCGAAGAAAAAGGAAGAGAGCTTTACTTCCTAAAAAAGAAAATGGAACGAATGAAGCTTACTGATTTTGCAAGAGCTGAAGAATCACGTGCTGAATCGCATGCGTCAAAATGGACCTATTATGCAGAAGAAAATGATGAATTTGAAGCATATGAGGAAGACAAAAGTGATCACGAGCCAAGACAGGTTCTTGATTTTGATAAAGAAATAAAAAAACTTGCTGAAAAGCAGGAGAACGAAAAGTAGTTTGTAGTATACTAAAGGCTGATTACAAACGCAGAGGAGGGCAAAGAGAGTGAAGCGAAACCGAACAGATTATGTTGCCTATATTTTCTTTGCCCTGCTTGCTGCAACGGCATTAGAGCTACTTATTAATGTAGCTCCGTTTATTGTATTAGTAGGATCTGCGGCGATGATTTATTATGGCTTAAAGCGAATGAGCAAGCAAAAAGGTAAATTCCTGTTCTACGGAGGACTGGTCATCTTTATCTTAACGCTGTTGTCTTCGTTTTTCTTTTTACTAATGGTCTTTGGTGCATTGTTTTACATGCTTTACTTGTTTTGGGAAAAAGCAAGTAAACCAACTAAAATGGAAATAGCGATTAATGAACAAGCTTCGAATGATAGTCGAGAGGCGTTTGTTAAAAACACCTTCCTCGGAGATCAGCAATTAAACCATGAAGGGTTTCGCAGTGATGATATTAATATCCACACAGGTATTGGTACAACGGAAATTCATTTTGAAAACACAGTCCTCCCAAAAGGAGACACGATTGTCATTATCCGGGGTTTTATTGGGAGTACCAAACTCTATGTGCCTTATGATGCAGGTGTATCTGTGGAGCACGCTTGTTTATTTGGTCAGACAGATCTATTTGGAAACCATAAAATAGGGTTTAATC from Shouchella hunanensis includes these protein-coding regions:
- a CDS encoding YeiH family protein produces the protein MNTQKAIGIGLTALLATVATLLAKVPGLTIVGPLILAIVIGMIVGNYTKAAQNVGEGIAFSSKVLLRAGIILLGLRLNFFAIQGLGISGLLYAIVLSAIAFLTVYGISRKLRIDPSFAVLLAGGTAICGAAAIAAIAPVIKAQEKAVALSIATIALLGTFFTLIYTGLYPLLLPQGEQYGIFVGGTLHEIAHVVAASSIGGIEAENHAIIVKMLRVMLLLPLMIFIMWWFERKKKVAQSFSFRKLPIPWFVFGFLAMSLVQTFGFLHENVVQWLLGIAYFLLAMAMAGLGLNVKFRAFQEVGPRLFLAGLGGTIVLVLFGALLIPLLF
- the liaF gene encoding cell wall-active antibiotics response protein LiaF is translated as MKRNRTDYVAYIFFALLAATALELLINVAPFIVLVGSAAMIYYGLKRMSKQKGKFLFYGGLVIFILTLLSSFFFLLMVFGALFYMLYLFWEKASKPTKMEIAINEQASNDSREAFVKNTFLGDQQLNHEGFRSDDINIHTGIGTTEIHFENTVLPKGDTIVIIRGFIGSTKLYVPYDAGVSVEHACLFGQTDLFGNHKIGFNQNVKVVNDSYQDAPRRLRIYTSIVAGDIEVMYR